In the Candidatus Binatia bacterium genome, CCCGCCATGACCCTGCTTGCACCTGCGTCCGGTTTTCTCGATAGACCCGAGCTTCGGATGTTTGCTGAAGGAGAACCGTATGAGACCAACTCGGATTTATTGGCTGATCCTGCTCCTCTTGTTGCTTGCGCCGCCACTCCGAGCAGCCGACGTGAAGATTGGCTTCGTGGATTTGCAACGGGCTTTGAACGAGTCGAACCGCGGCAAAAAAGCTAAAGAGGAATTCAAAACCGAGGTCGAGAAGCTGCAAGCGCAGCTTAAGAAAAAGAAAGACCAACTCGACAACCTGAAGGAACAGTTGGAGAAAAAGGGCGCGGTGATGAAGGAGGAGGAGCGCGCCAACTTGGAGGAGGAGTACCGCAAGAAACTCCGAGACTTCGAGCGGGACTACAAAGACTCGCAGGCCGATCTCCAACGTAAGGATGCTGAACTCACCGGCGCGATCCTCAAAGAGCTGCAAGAGGTTATTCAAGAGTTCGGCGAGCGCGAGGGCTACACGATGATCTTCGAAGCTGGCTCCAGT is a window encoding:
- a CDS encoding OmpH family outer membrane protein, yielding MRPTRIYWLILLLLLLAPPLRAADVKIGFVDLQRALNESNRGKKAKEEFKTEVEKLQAQLKKKKDQLDNLKEQLEKKGAVMKEEERANLEEEYRKKLRDFERDYKDSQADLQRKDAELTGAILKELQEVIQEFGEREGYTMIFEAGSSAVLFGAKGADLTDQILDEYNRKKR